Proteins co-encoded in one Spirosoma endbachense genomic window:
- a CDS encoding DUF4097 family beta strand repeat-containing protein, with amino-acid sequence MKLFLIPCLAGLVLACAQSPASAQEFKEHVTKEFAAPNGGTLVIYNINGFIKVEGYSGDKVVLDIDKTIKAKDKDVLETGKKEFKLEFEQKGDSIIAYIAEPFDSRPNRNWRDRDQDRRIHYDFTLDFTIKIPYKMNLHASTVNRGNVDVKDVGGSLKANNVNGAIGIVNAKGATDVHTINGDVVINYLASPPDKSSYYTLNGNIRVSYPANLSADLQFKSFQGEFYTDFPDAEILPVQVTKNQERRGETTVYKLNKNTAIRIGSGGKTFRFETFNGNIYIKKQS; translated from the coding sequence ATGAAACTATTTCTCATCCCCTGTTTAGCGGGATTGGTGCTCGCTTGTGCCCAATCGCCGGCCAGTGCCCAGGAATTTAAGGAGCATGTTACTAAAGAATTTGCGGCTCCGAACGGCGGTACACTGGTCATTTACAACATTAACGGGTTTATTAAGGTCGAAGGGTATTCTGGCGACAAGGTTGTGCTGGACATCGACAAAACAATTAAAGCTAAAGACAAAGACGTACTGGAAACGGGCAAAAAAGAGTTTAAGCTTGAATTTGAGCAAAAAGGCGACAGCATTATTGCATACATCGCAGAACCATTCGATTCCCGGCCAAATCGCAATTGGCGGGACAGAGATCAGGACCGTCGTATTCATTATGATTTCACCCTTGATTTCACGATCAAGATCCCTTACAAAATGAATCTGCATGCGTCGACAGTTAATCGGGGCAACGTAGATGTGAAAGATGTTGGCGGCTCGCTGAAAGCAAACAATGTAAACGGTGCTATTGGCATCGTGAACGCCAAAGGGGCTACGGATGTACACACGATCAATGGCGATGTAGTGATCAACTACCTGGCTAGCCCCCCGGATAAGTCATCGTATTATACGCTCAATGGCAACATTCGGGTCAGTTATCCCGCTAATCTTTCTGCCGATCTACAATTCAAAAGCTTTCAGGGTGAATTCTATACGGATTTTCCCGACGCCGAAATTTTACCCGTGCAGGTCACCAAAAATCAGGAGCGACGGGGCGAAACCACTGTATACAAGCTCAATAAGAATACTGCCATCCGGATTGGCAGTGGAGGCAAAACATTCCGGTTCGAAACGTTCAACGGTAACATTTACATTAAAAAACAATCCTGA
- a CDS encoding DUF4097 family beta strand repeat-containing protein codes for MTTIKFFINSLLLLFLFWASPLAAQSDIKEQIVVPLSDPAKPAFLNVGLVNGSIRVVGGAGKDIVIDAVAATRRSDRERDRDREDRADANSNGMKRISSGAGMEVSAEEKDNHVKVSSDSWKRSVDLTIKVPQHCSLKLSTVNNGEITVENVTGTLEVTNVNGAIQLTNIAGSAVANTVNGNLTAAFKTLDSDTPMAFSTLNGNVDVTFPASAKASVKLKSDRGDIFSDFDIDVDKSQPKGTRSEKNGMYRVTVEDWVKGKINGGGPEMMMKNMHGNIYIRKAK; via the coding sequence ATGACTACAATTAAGTTTTTTATAAACAGTTTATTGCTTCTGTTCCTATTTTGGGCTTCACCACTGGCCGCCCAGAGCGATATAAAGGAGCAGATTGTCGTGCCGCTGAGTGATCCGGCAAAGCCTGCCTTTCTGAATGTGGGTTTGGTAAATGGCTCAATCCGGGTTGTTGGCGGTGCGGGTAAAGATATCGTGATCGACGCGGTTGCCGCTACTCGCCGGAGCGATCGGGAACGAGACCGGGATCGGGAAGACCGGGCCGATGCCAACTCGAACGGAATGAAGCGAATTTCCAGTGGAGCCGGAATGGAGGTTAGTGCCGAAGAAAAAGATAACCATGTTAAGGTTAGCTCTGATTCGTGGAAACGTTCAGTTGATTTGACCATTAAAGTGCCGCAACACTGTTCGTTGAAACTGAGTACGGTGAATAATGGCGAAATTACAGTTGAAAACGTGACCGGAACCCTGGAAGTTACGAACGTGAATGGCGCGATCCAACTCACAAACATAGCGGGTTCGGCGGTAGCCAATACCGTAAATGGCAATCTCACGGCCGCTTTTAAAACGCTTGATTCCGATACACCGATGGCTTTTTCAACGTTGAATGGCAATGTCGATGTTACCTTCCCGGCTAGTGCTAAAGCATCAGTAAAGCTGAAATCTGACCGGGGTGACATCTTCAGTGATTTCGATATTGATGTCGATAAAAGCCAGCCCAAAGGAACCCGTAGCGAAAAAAATGGCATGTACCGGGTAACGGTAGAAGACTGGGTTAAGGGGAAAATTAACGGTGGTGGTCCCGAAATGATGATGAAAAACATGCACGGGAACATTTATATCCGTAAAGCGAAATAA
- a CDS encoding AraC family transcriptional regulator, whose amino-acid sequence MRPQLLKVPLSSECSFSIRQDVVPYFYNRWHYHPEIELVHLEKGRGTQFVGDNIQNFQAGDVLLIGSNLPHYWRCEPVYFDNQEGLVAQATVVHFRDNFWGDTFLQLPENRLIAQFLEKSRQGIRLHGQTKEETKRLLARMLAEKCPSQIGTTRIISLIQALSMLAQSTEIELLSTVDYPNHFDDADTDRINQIYAYSITHFRRKISLDEIAKVANMSPNSFCRYFKSRSRKSYSHFLLELRVQHACKLLIEGRLSIAQVCYESGFNQFSGFNKYFKLITGKSPMHYQKAFGEAG is encoded by the coding sequence ATGAGGCCGCAGTTATTAAAAGTCCCCTTGTCATCCGAATGCTCGTTTAGTATTCGGCAGGATGTGGTGCCGTATTTCTATAATCGTTGGCATTATCATCCTGAAATTGAACTGGTGCATCTTGAAAAGGGGAGGGGTACACAGTTTGTCGGCGATAATATTCAAAATTTTCAGGCTGGCGATGTGTTATTGATCGGATCAAATCTGCCCCACTACTGGCGGTGCGAACCCGTTTATTTTGACAATCAGGAAGGTTTGGTTGCTCAGGCAACCGTTGTGCATTTTCGCGATAATTTTTGGGGTGATACCTTTCTCCAATTGCCTGAAAATCGATTGATTGCCCAGTTTCTGGAAAAGTCAAGACAAGGAATTCGGTTGCATGGGCAGACGAAGGAGGAAACAAAACGACTACTGGCTCGAATGCTCGCTGAGAAATGTCCCAGCCAGATCGGCACCACCCGAATTATTTCGCTGATTCAGGCGCTGTCAATGCTGGCGCAATCAACGGAAATAGAATTACTTTCTACAGTCGATTATCCGAATCATTTCGACGATGCCGATACCGATCGGATCAATCAAATCTATGCCTATTCGATTACTCATTTTCGGCGGAAGATTTCACTGGATGAAATTGCCAAAGTTGCCAACATGAGCCCGAATTCATTTTGCCGTTATTTCAAATCCCGCAGTCGCAAGTCATACTCGCACTTTTTGCTGGAACTTCGGGTACAGCATGCCTGCAAACTACTTATTGAAGGCCGGCTAAGCATTGCCCAGGTTTGTTACGAAAGCGGCTTCAATCAATTTTCGGGCTTCAATAAATATTTCAAGTTAATAACGGGTAAAAGCCCGATGCACTATCAAAAGGCATTTGGTGAAGCAGGCTGA
- a CDS encoding GH116 family glycosyl-hydrolase produces the protein MKKLVLLILLMSELNGLAQTAVWKPQTWPVLKRYDQQHLTRIALPLGGIGTGTVSLGGRGQLQDWEIMNRPAKGYSTVLTGNTAPFFAIHLLEEKKTRALLGPLEAHEYQHMEGRPVDHHGLPRFAKASFETAYPFGQVSLSDPAMPVSVQIKGFNPLVPADANASGLPIAVLTYQVTNTGKEPLTVSVCGSMHNFIGRDGSKTNKSWKGELEPQGAQKNRNQFRQGNGFQGIYLYSDGVDKADPAWGTVALTTAESQGVSYRTSSVSNAWENALLDFWDDFSDDGRLTEKTGSADEDPMASLAVQKKIAPNKTETFTFFLTWHFPNRFAWSRERVGNFYTTQYADAWVVADKTIPLIPALEQKTIAFVNALLQSDYPAEVKEAALFNLSTLRSQTVFRTDDGRLFGWEGVMDDIGSCHGSCTHVWNYEQATAFLFGDLARTMRDVEFNYALDTTGLMSFRVGLPLKPGFGGGVAAADGQMGTIMKFYRDWQLSGDMNFLTRNWPNVKRTLAFAWVPGGWDADKDGVMEGAQHNTMDVEYFGPNPQMQFWYLGALKAASRMAEAMKDVAFAKTCDQIFKAGSAWTDDHLFNGDYYEQQVIPPAGHLIAKGTFSGFNKIQQEDPAYQLAKGCLVDQLVGQFMAHVCDLGYLVKPEHVQTTLQSILKYNYRSSMTDHFNNMRSYALGDEAALLMASWPKGRPKVPFPYFAEVMTGFEYTAAIGMLYENQTESGLRCIRNIRNRFDGSKRNPFDEAECGHHYARAMVSWASTLALSGFHYSGISQMMSFTAQEGSYFWSNGYAWGTCVKKKAGNQVQVTLHVMHGALPLKTLQVGKKSVAARPLKEGELFTATIN, from the coding sequence ATGAAAAAGCTTGTCCTCCTGATTCTATTGATGTCTGAGTTAAACGGACTGGCACAGACCGCCGTTTGGAAGCCACAAACCTGGCCCGTACTGAAACGCTACGATCAGCAACATCTCACCCGGATTGCACTGCCATTAGGTGGCATCGGCACTGGTACCGTATCGCTCGGTGGGCGCGGGCAATTGCAGGATTGGGAAATTATGAACCGGCCAGCAAAGGGCTATAGTACTGTTCTGACTGGCAATACCGCTCCATTTTTTGCGATTCATCTGCTGGAGGAGAAGAAAACCAGAGCGCTGCTAGGGCCACTCGAAGCCCATGAGTACCAGCATATGGAAGGGCGTCCGGTTGATCATCATGGCTTGCCACGTTTTGCGAAGGCCAGTTTTGAGACAGCTTATCCCTTTGGTCAGGTTAGCCTAAGCGACCCTGCGATGCCCGTTTCTGTGCAAATCAAAGGTTTCAACCCACTCGTTCCGGCCGATGCGAATGCCAGTGGTTTACCCATTGCGGTGCTAACATATCAAGTGACAAATACCGGCAAAGAGCCTTTAACGGTATCCGTATGTGGTTCCATGCACAATTTTATTGGGCGCGATGGCAGCAAAACCAATAAGTCATGGAAAGGTGAACTGGAACCGCAGGGCGCTCAAAAAAATCGGAACCAGTTTCGGCAGGGAAATGGCTTTCAGGGGATTTATCTGTACTCCGATGGTGTCGATAAGGCAGACCCCGCCTGGGGAACGGTTGCGTTAACAACGGCAGAATCTCAGGGTGTCAGTTATCGCACGTCATCGGTATCAAACGCGTGGGAAAATGCACTACTCGATTTCTGGGATGACTTTAGCGATGATGGCAGGCTGACCGAAAAGACTGGTTCGGCGGATGAAGACCCAATGGCTTCGCTGGCGGTGCAAAAGAAAATAGCGCCAAACAAAACAGAAACTTTTACTTTTTTTCTGACCTGGCATTTCCCCAATCGGTTTGCCTGGTCACGCGAGCGGGTAGGGAATTTTTATACGACTCAATACGCCGATGCCTGGGTAGTTGCTGACAAGACCATACCACTCATTCCAGCACTTGAGCAGAAAACAATTGCATTCGTTAATGCACTCCTGCAAAGCGATTACCCGGCGGAGGTGAAGGAAGCGGCTCTGTTCAATTTAAGTACCCTTCGATCTCAAACCGTATTTCGTACTGACGATGGTCGACTGTTTGGGTGGGAAGGCGTTATGGATGACATTGGCTCCTGTCATGGGTCGTGTACGCACGTCTGGAACTATGAGCAGGCCACGGCCTTTTTGTTTGGTGATCTGGCCAGAACCATGCGTGATGTCGAGTTTAATTATGCCCTCGACACAACAGGTTTAATGAGTTTTCGGGTAGGGTTGCCGTTGAAACCCGGTTTTGGTGGCGGGGTTGCGGCCGCCGATGGGCAAATGGGTACAATAATGAAGTTTTACCGCGACTGGCAACTATCGGGCGATATGAATTTCCTGACCAGAAACTGGCCCAATGTGAAACGGACGCTGGCCTTTGCCTGGGTGCCGGGAGGCTGGGATGCCGATAAGGACGGTGTTATGGAAGGGGCGCAACACAATACGATGGATGTGGAGTATTTTGGACCGAATCCACAGATGCAGTTCTGGTATCTCGGTGCACTGAAGGCTGCTTCCAGGATGGCCGAAGCAATGAAGGACGTTGCTTTTGCCAAAACCTGCGATCAGATTTTCAAGGCCGGAAGCGCCTGGACCGATGATCATCTGTTTAACGGCGACTATTACGAACAGCAGGTAATTCCTCCGGCGGGCCATTTAATCGCCAAAGGCACCTTTTCCGGATTTAATAAAATTCAGCAGGAAGATCCGGCGTATCAGTTGGCTAAGGGCTGTCTGGTCGATCAATTGGTTGGCCAGTTTATGGCTCACGTCTGTGACTTAGGCTACCTGGTGAAGCCAGAACACGTGCAGACCACCTTACAATCGATTCTGAAGTATAATTACCGGTCATCCATGACCGACCATTTCAATAATATGCGTTCATACGCTCTGGGCGATGAAGCTGCTCTGTTGATGGCCAGCTGGCCCAAAGGACGCCCGAAAGTGCCATTTCCGTATTTTGCCGAAGTAATGACCGGATTTGAATACACGGCTGCTATTGGCATGCTCTATGAAAACCAGACCGAATCGGGTTTGCGCTGCATTCGTAACATTCGGAATCGATTTGATGGGAGCAAACGTAATCCATTCGACGAAGCCGAATGCGGTCATCATTATGCGCGGGCAATGGTGAGTTGGGCGTCAACGCTGGCATTGAGTGGTTTTCATTATTCAGGGATAAGCCAGATGATGAGCTTCACGGCTCAGGAAGGCTCTTATTTCTGGTCGAATGGATACGCCTGGGGCACCTGCGTTAAGAAAAAAGCAGGGAATCAAGTGCAGGTAACGCTCCATGTGATGCACGGAGCGTTACCGTTAAAAACGCTACAGGTCGGCAAAAAATCGGTCGCTGCCAGACCCTTGAAAGAAGGCGAATTATTTACCGCAACGATCAACTAG
- a CDS encoding PPK2 family polyphosphate kinase, with product MKDLDTDRFRYDGDKPFKIKKAPTKVDDLYEDDVHYEALLRQQAEEIDKWQERMYIHNHYGLIVVFQALDAAGKDGTIQHVFTGTNPVGVHISSFKRPTEQELDHDFLWRSWRDLPERGTIGIFNRSYYEEVLVTKVHPEILTQSQRLPEKATADMDKLFKQRFEAIRDMEKYLYRNGFPTVKFYLHISKKEQADRLIARIQDPAKNWKFEEGDVKERNFWDDYQDAYETCINETATDNSPWYVIPADDKKNMRLLVGRILIDEIKKLPIAEPTPDEARFKELQKLIPVIQKQNN from the coding sequence GTGAAAGATTTAGATACCGACCGCTTCCGCTATGACGGCGACAAACCGTTCAAGATTAAAAAAGCCCCAACTAAAGTTGATGATCTCTACGAAGATGATGTTCATTATGAGGCATTGCTCCGCCAGCAGGCCGAAGAAATTGATAAATGGCAGGAGCGTATGTACATTCATAACCATTATGGACTAATCGTTGTCTTTCAGGCGCTGGACGCAGCCGGTAAAGATGGCACCATTCAGCACGTCTTTACGGGTACGAACCCAGTGGGTGTCCATATATCGTCGTTCAAACGCCCAACCGAGCAGGAACTCGACCACGATTTTCTATGGCGCAGCTGGCGTGACCTTCCTGAACGAGGTACAATCGGAATCTTTAATCGGTCGTATTACGAAGAAGTGCTGGTAACGAAGGTTCATCCGGAAATTTTAACCCAAAGTCAGCGGCTACCCGAAAAAGCCACTGCTGACATGGACAAATTGTTCAAGCAACGATTTGAGGCCATTCGTGATATGGAAAAGTACTTGTATCGAAATGGCTTTCCGACCGTTAAATTTTACCTGCATATTTCCAAAAAAGAACAGGCAGATCGACTCATCGCCCGGATTCAGGATCCAGCAAAAAACTGGAAATTTGAAGAGGGTGATGTTAAAGAACGAAACTTCTGGGACGATTATCAGGATGCCTACGAGACATGCATCAATGAAACTGCCACCGATAATTCGCCCTGGTACGTCATTCCGGCCGACGACAAAAAGAACATGCGCCTACTCGTTGGCCGTATTTTGATCGATGAAATAAAAAAGCTTCCCATTGCTGAGCCGACACCCGACGAAGCACGCTTTAAGGAGTTGCAAAAACTAATTCCAGTCATCCAGAAGCAGAATAATTAG
- the msrA gene encoding peptide-methionine (S)-S-oxide reductase MsrA, with amino-acid sequence MTTNQSTNLEKATFGTGCFWCTEAMYNSLDGVISAISGYEGGPKPNPTYKEVCTGTTGHAECVEVTFDPSKITYQELLEAFFRSHDPTTLNRQGADVGTQYRSVIFYHNDEQKQLAETAKAELNKAEAYANPIVTEISPASTFYEAEAYHQNYFVKNPDQGYCAFVIAPKLDKFKKVFKEKLKSQNTLV; translated from the coding sequence ATGACAACAAATCAATCAACAAACCTCGAAAAAGCCACGTTTGGTACGGGCTGTTTCTGGTGTACAGAAGCGATGTATAATTCGCTGGATGGCGTTATTTCAGCCATTTCGGGGTATGAGGGCGGTCCCAAACCTAATCCGACCTATAAAGAAGTCTGCACCGGAACAACTGGCCACGCTGAATGCGTTGAGGTTACATTCGATCCATCGAAAATCACCTATCAGGAGTTGCTGGAAGCGTTTTTCCGTAGTCATGATCCAACCACATTGAACCGTCAGGGCGCAGATGTGGGAACGCAGTATCGCTCGGTAATTTTCTATCACAACGATGAGCAGAAACAATTGGCCGAAACGGCTAAAGCCGAACTGAACAAAGCAGAGGCTTACGCTAATCCGATTGTAACGGAAATTAGCCCAGCCAGCACGTTCTATGAAGCGGAAGCGTATCATCAAAACTACTTCGTCAAAAACCCGGATCAGGGTTATTGTGCATTTGTGATCGCTCCTAAACTCGATAAGTTCAAAAAAGTGTTTAAGGAGAAATTGAAATCACAGAATACACTCGTATAA